In bacterium, one DNA window encodes the following:
- a CDS encoding helix-turn-helix domain-containing protein has product MNILSELGTRVSDLRRQKGISRKELARRAHLSVRFLADVESGRGNISLNRLAGLCKALNIPPSLLLSGIWRMQGADSRSRLLDSIFSMMNRCDAKQLKELYQWLSNRLQQKQELIALIGLRGAGKTTIGKKLAAAMKWEFVELDERIEKAAGLTLQNIFEVHGEEYYRKLEQEVLLDLILQQKRAVVATGGGIVMRNETFDLLESHCKIVWLKARPEDHWNRVLNQDPRPMTNYPNAFAQLQNLLQGREPLYAKADCVIDTSVLGIQGSVKEIISQVGAT; this is encoded by the coding sequence ATGAATATTTTGAGCGAATTAGGGACGCGAGTCTCCGACTTACGCCGCCAGAAGGGTATTTCGAGGAAGGAGCTTGCGCGGCGGGCTCATCTCAGCGTGCGGTTTCTCGCGGATGTTGAATCGGGCCGCGGAAACATTTCCCTCAACAGGTTGGCCGGCCTTTGCAAAGCGCTGAACATTCCACCTTCCTTGCTCCTTTCCGGCATTTGGAGGATGCAAGGGGCCGACTCACGCTCACGATTGCTCGATTCGATTTTTTCCATGATGAACCGGTGTGACGCAAAACAACTGAAAGAGCTTTATCAGTGGTTATCCAATCGCTTGCAGCAGAAACAGGAGCTCATTGCACTGATCGGACTTCGTGGCGCCGGCAAAACAACGATCGGCAAGAAGCTGGCGGCTGCGATGAAGTGGGAATTTGTTGAGCTGGATGAACGCATCGAAAAGGCCGCGGGATTGACGCTGCAGAACATTTTTGAGGTGCATGGCGAAGAATACTATCGAAAGCTCGAACAGGAGGTTTTGCTCGACCTGATCCTCCAGCAAAAACGGGCCGTTGTCGCAACGGGTGGCGGGATCGTGATGCGAAATGAAACGTTTGACCTTCTGGAGAGCCATTGCAAAATCGTATGGCTAAAGGCACGGCCGGAAGATCATTGGAACCGCGTGCTCAATCAGGATCCAAGACCGATGACGAACTACCCGAATGCCTTTGCACAGTTGCAAAATCTTCTGCAGGGACGCGAACCGCTGTACGCAAAAGCCGACTGTGTCATCGACACCTCAGTTCTCGGAATTCAAGGAAGCGTAAAAGAAATTATCTCTCAGGTCGGCGCAACGTGA